From the genome of Tindallia californiensis, one region includes:
- a CDS encoding DUF2207 domain-containing protein, which produces MSSGKICKKLVVIIFTVILCLSIGRITSVHARSVDMEYVSVVAKINSDGSMDVMEYYDVRFDGQWNGMSRWINLFHHMEISNIAVYENGEPLTYHSGDPATSIEEITSVQNNQEFRYWVGPVGTFVAIERGGSVLLDWSINANNTKKTYAFQYRVHDAVTVHDDVAELYYQFMGVDSPRPFGSFVVQLELPEGANQDEILAWGHGPLYGEVDILSGNEVRWHVSPLPAETMFEGRVVFPTFLVPEANYLSKGPGLARILEEEKAWVDESNRERRQARVDLYGFPLVLVVGVGFFFAKRFQFSRYHKAEFVGDYYRELPGTYIPAVLGQLWNKNKHKPEMIMATIMDLGRRGYLVIQEFAPEKKGIFSRGRKTDYRLIRQNKPIEDLSFYEQKLLRFLFWDIGQMDEHQPNAQVTLGQIEEFTKKKSNRHTFHSNYEGLSYAIEQTTQKDDFFETLSKKEKIIHFGLVAFFAGIGVILIKWSAFHFLGIAFILVSAVGALTIKGMTRYSKKGLEDYVRWKAFRKFLQDFSAMDQHQIPSLVIWEQYLVYAIPLGVAKEVIKQLQMVFPNMEQDGRQFGYGWYMSAGMMNFEGFNRMMEDSEKSIARSVKESYKVAQSKDSDSSGGGGGFSGGGGGGAGGGGVDFR; this is translated from the coding sequence GTGTCTAGTGGAAAAATTTGTAAAAAGTTAGTGGTTATTATTTTTACGGTAATCCTTTGTTTGAGCATTGGAAGGATAACTTCAGTTCATGCTAGATCTGTAGATATGGAGTATGTAAGTGTTGTTGCAAAAATAAACTCAGATGGATCCATGGACGTTATGGAATATTATGATGTTCGCTTTGATGGCCAGTGGAACGGGATGTCCCGGTGGATAAATTTATTTCATCATATGGAAATATCAAATATTGCGGTTTATGAAAATGGAGAGCCTTTAACCTATCATAGTGGTGATCCTGCAACCTCTATAGAAGAAATAACCAGTGTCCAAAATAATCAGGAATTCCGTTATTGGGTAGGACCTGTGGGCACCTTTGTTGCGATAGAACGAGGTGGTAGTGTTTTGTTGGATTGGAGCATTAATGCTAACAATACAAAAAAAACGTATGCCTTTCAATATCGGGTACATGATGCCGTAACCGTACATGATGATGTCGCGGAGTTATATTACCAATTTATGGGTGTTGATTCACCACGTCCTTTTGGAAGTTTTGTGGTTCAGCTTGAATTACCTGAAGGAGCTAATCAGGATGAAATTTTAGCTTGGGGTCATGGTCCTTTATATGGTGAGGTAGATATACTGAGTGGAAATGAAGTCCGGTGGCACGTTTCGCCTTTGCCTGCAGAGACGATGTTTGAAGGAAGAGTGGTGTTTCCTACTTTCTTGGTTCCGGAAGCAAATTATCTCTCCAAGGGACCTGGATTAGCAAGAATTCTTGAAGAAGAAAAAGCATGGGTGGATGAAAGTAATCGAGAAAGAAGACAGGCTAGAGTGGATCTATATGGTTTTCCGTTGGTGTTGGTTGTAGGAGTAGGGTTCTTTTTTGCAAAAAGGTTTCAATTTTCAAGGTACCATAAGGCTGAGTTTGTAGGAGACTATTATCGTGAACTGCCAGGAACCTATATTCCTGCCGTGCTAGGTCAGCTTTGGAATAAAAATAAGCATAAACCAGAAATGATTATGGCAACCATTATGGATCTTGGAAGACGTGGTTATTTAGTTATTCAAGAATTTGCACCTGAAAAAAAAGGAATATTTAGTCGAGGAAGAAAGACGGATTATAGATTGATTCGCCAAAACAAACCCATAGAAGATTTATCCTTCTATGAACAAAAGCTTTTACGTTTCCTTTTTTGGGATATTGGACAAATGGATGAGCATCAGCCGAATGCACAAGTAACGCTGGGGCAGATTGAAGAGTTTACCAAGAAAAAATCAAATCGACATACTTTTCACAGCAATTATGAGGGTTTAAGTTATGCCATTGAACAAACGACACAAAAAGATGATTTTTTTGAAACTTTATCAAAAAAAGAAAAAATCATTCACTTTGGGTTGGTGGCTTTTTTTGCAGGGATTGGCGTTATACTAATAAAATGGTCAGCATTTCACTTTTTAGGCATAGCGTTTATTTTGGTTTCTGCTGTAGGAGCTTTAACAATAAAAGGAATGACCAGGTATTCGAAAAAAGGGTTAGAAGATTATGTGCGATGGAAAGCTTTCCGGAAATTTTTACAAGACTTTTCAGCCATGGATCAACATCAAATTCCTTCTCTTGTTATTTGGGAACAATACCTGGTGTATGCAATACCATTAGGTGTTGCAAAAGAAGTAATAAAACAACTGCAAATGGTATTTCCTAATATGGAACAGGATGGACGTCAATTTGGTTACGGATGGTATATGAGCGCAGGCATGATGAATTTCGAAGGATTTAACCGAATGATGGAAGATTCTGAGAAAAGCATTGCCAGATCAGTAAAAGAAAGTTATAAGGTAGCTCAGAGCAAAGACTCTGATAGCAGTGGTGGTGGTGGAGGCTTTTCTGGTGGTGGCGGAGGCGGCGCCGGTGGAGGTGGTGTTGATTTTCGTTGA
- a CDS encoding alpha-amylase family glycosyl hydrolase — protein sequence MKILEIDPWVKPYANDVELRMNRYQKLKEVLLKEKGKLYDFANGHHYFGFHRQKDGWIYREWAPAADALYLMGDFNHWDRYRHPLRKKENGIWEIYLSGNHVLHHSSRVKVHVVKEGQGKDRIPLYIRRVVQDKETHDFSGQIWNPEKPFQWTDKDFKVDLGQPPFIYEVHIGMAQEKEGIGTYREFEELVLPRIKEQGYNTIQMMAIMQHPYYASFGYHVSNYFAASSWFGNPEELKSLINKAHEMGITVLMDIVQSHAVKNVAEGINGFDGTVQQFFHDGSRGTHSAWDSKLFNYGKHEVIHFLLSSLKYWMEEFHFDGFRFDGVTSMIYHDHGLGTAFDHYEKYFSLNTDVEALNYLQLANELIKEVRPDAVSIAEDMSGMPGMCLPIHYGGIGFDYRLSMGMPDFWIKTLEKNDEDWDMNAMYHELSTSRPNEKRVGYVESHDQALVGDKTFIFRLADKEMYDSMGKGSQSIVIDRAIALHKMARLITISLGSEGYLTFMGNEFGHPEWIDFPREGNQWSFKYCRRQWSLAESPFLRYKDLNAFDKAMVSLMKEQDLMGETDLKCLTIDNEKKIIGYQKKGYLFLYNFHPEKSFEGLEIPTYQDRKYQVVLSTDEKRFDGDGHIDHQLVYKTVDLKNHPKDRGILVYLPSRTAMVLKAF from the coding sequence GTGAAAATCCTGGAAATAGATCCGTGGGTAAAGCCGTATGCAAATGATGTAGAGCTAAGGATGAACCGGTATCAAAAGTTAAAAGAGGTACTTCTTAAAGAGAAAGGCAAACTTTATGATTTTGCAAACGGACATCATTACTTTGGCTTTCACAGACAAAAGGATGGATGGATTTACAGAGAATGGGCTCCGGCAGCAGATGCATTATACTTAATGGGCGACTTTAATCACTGGGATCGGTATCGACACCCACTAAGAAAAAAGGAAAATGGAATATGGGAAATATATTTATCGGGTAACCATGTTCTTCACCATAGTTCAAGAGTCAAAGTGCATGTTGTGAAAGAAGGGCAGGGGAAAGATAGAATTCCTCTTTATATACGAAGAGTTGTTCAGGATAAAGAAACCCATGATTTTTCTGGACAAATATGGAATCCGGAAAAACCGTTTCAATGGACAGATAAGGATTTTAAGGTAGATCTAGGGCAACCGCCTTTTATTTACGAGGTTCACATAGGGATGGCGCAAGAAAAAGAAGGAATAGGAACATATCGTGAATTTGAAGAGCTGGTTTTGCCGCGAATCAAGGAGCAGGGATACAATACAATTCAAATGATGGCTATCATGCAACACCCTTATTATGCTTCTTTTGGGTATCATGTTTCAAATTATTTTGCGGCTTCTTCCTGGTTTGGTAATCCGGAGGAATTAAAATCGTTAATCAACAAAGCTCATGAAATGGGAATAACGGTTTTGATGGATATAGTGCAATCCCACGCTGTGAAAAATGTGGCAGAAGGTATCAATGGATTTGACGGGACCGTTCAACAGTTTTTTCATGATGGAAGCAGAGGAACTCACTCGGCCTGGGATTCAAAATTATTTAACTATGGAAAACATGAAGTCATTCACTTTTTACTGTCCAGCTTAAAATACTGGATGGAGGAGTTTCACTTTGATGGTTTTCGGTTTGATGGTGTTACATCCATGATCTACCATGATCATGGATTAGGAACAGCTTTCGACCATTACGAAAAATACTTTAGCCTTAATACAGATGTAGAAGCATTGAACTACTTGCAGCTTGCTAATGAGCTGATTAAAGAAGTCAGACCTGATGCTGTTTCAATAGCGGAAGATATGAGTGGTATGCCGGGGATGTGCCTTCCAATTCATTATGGTGGTATTGGTTTCGATTATCGTCTTTCGATGGGTATGCCAGACTTTTGGATAAAAACCTTGGAAAAAAATGATGAGGATTGGGATATGAATGCGATGTATCATGAATTATCTACCAGTCGCCCCAATGAAAAAAGAGTTGGATACGTTGAGTCTCATGACCAGGCATTAGTGGGAGATAAAACATTTATTTTTCGACTAGCTGATAAAGAAATGTATGATAGTATGGGAAAGGGAAGCCAAAGCATTGTGATTGACAGAGCCATCGCTTTGCATAAAATGGCGCGGCTGATTACGATTTCCTTGGGATCAGAAGGCTATCTCACCTTTATGGGGAATGAGTTTGGTCATCCGGAATGGATTGATTTTCCCAGAGAAGGTAATCAATGGAGTTTTAAGTATTGCCGACGGCAATGGTCCTTAGCAGAAAGTCCGTTTCTTCGCTATAAAGATCTCAATGCTTTTGATAAAGCGATGGTTTCGCTAATGAAAGAACAAGACCTTATGGGCGAGACAGATCTAAAATGCTTAACTATCGATAATGAAAAGAAAATAATTGGTTATCAAAAGAAAGGCTACTTGTTTTTGTATAATTTCCATCCTGAAAAATCATTTGAAGGCTTAGAAATTCCGACTTATCAAGACAGAAAATACCAAGTGGTCTTAAGTACCGACGAAAAGCGTTTTGATGGTGATGGGCATATTGACCATCAGCTTGTTTATAAAACCGTAGATCTGAAAAATCACCCAAAAGACCGAGGTATCCTTGTATACTTGCCTAGTCGGACGGCAATGGTTCTGAAAGCATTCTAA
- a CDS encoding IclR family transcriptional regulator produces the protein MNTSSIQSVIKALKVLELFMVKPAWSISEISEALTYPTSTSHRLIVTLEEAGYVYRENETKKYYLTIKPYLIGSKTEIVSQLKKRAQHKIQSLVQEVNESVNISIVQGLYAVTVLKANPERQFSAAPTIGDKRKLYATSVGKCLLAYNSNGCLDGLMSSSEALEQYTDSTMIDKKQIMNHIQMVRQKGYAVDREEVEAGLTCYGAPIFDELSHCIAAISLSIPTFRIEDEEKMIRIVKEAASDISAKF, from the coding sequence ATGAATACCAGCAGCATACAATCAGTGATAAAAGCACTAAAAGTGTTGGAATTGTTCATGGTAAAACCCGCATGGAGTATTTCGGAAATCAGTGAAGCGTTAACCTACCCAACCAGCACATCTCATCGGCTTATTGTAACATTAGAAGAAGCTGGTTATGTTTATCGCGAGAATGAAACGAAAAAATATTATCTAACGATTAAACCTTATTTAATTGGGAGTAAGACAGAAATCGTTAGTCAACTGAAAAAAAGAGCGCAGCATAAGATTCAATCTTTGGTACAGGAAGTGAATGAAAGTGTTAATATTTCCATTGTTCAGGGTCTCTATGCGGTAACGGTTTTGAAAGCAAATCCTGAAAGACAGTTTTCAGCGGCTCCTACTATTGGTGATAAAAGAAAGCTATATGCAACCTCTGTAGGAAAGTGCCTGTTAGCTTACAATAGCAATGGATGTTTAGATGGCTTGATGAGTTCTTCTGAAGCATTAGAACAGTATACAGACTCAACGATGATTGATAAGAAGCAGATCATGAACCATATTCAAATGGTTCGACAAAAGGGGTATGCAGTCGATAGGGAAGAGGTAGAAGCAGGACTTACCTGTTATGGAGCCCCTATTTTCGATGAGTTATCTCATTGTATTGCAGCCATCAGCCTTTCAATTCCAACTTTTCGAATTGAAGATGAAGAAAAAATGATTCGAATCGTTAAAGAAGCCGCTAGTGATATCTCGGCAAAGTTTTAA
- a CDS encoding tryptophanase, protein MTKYYAEPFKIKMVEPIKVLSREEREEKIQQANYNVFALDSDDVYIDLLTDSGTGAMSDQQWGGVMMGDEAYSGSRSFKRLMESAKDIFGYEYFQPVHQGRAAEKVVMPMYLEKGKVAISNMHFDTTRAHVELAGARAIDCVIKEAQDTVNYHPFKGNMDNERLVTLIEKYGSEKVGLIIITVTNNSAGGQPVSMENIRETSKIAAEYNIPVCIDAARYAENAYFIKQREEGYADKSIKEIAREMFSYGEIFTMSAKKDAIINMGGLIGIKKDTALYETVKARTIPLEGFISYGGLAGRDLEAMAIGLQEGTGFDYLQYRIGQIEYLAAKLDNAGIAYQSPAGGHALFIDAKKMLPHIPYYQFPAQTLALELYKEAGIRSCDIGSYMMGNNPDTGEQIESEFEFTRLAVPRRVYTQSHLDVIVEALIAIKERADQLTGYEITWEPPILRHFTAKLKPL, encoded by the coding sequence GTGACGAAGTATTATGCAGAGCCGTTTAAGATTAAAATGGTAGAACCGATTAAAGTATTAAGCAGAGAAGAACGGGAAGAAAAAATTCAACAGGCTAATTATAACGTGTTTGCTTTAGATTCTGATGATGTGTACATCGACTTATTGACAGATAGCGGCACCGGAGCAATGAGTGATCAACAATGGGGCGGTGTCATGATGGGTGATGAAGCTTACTCTGGCTCCAGAAGTTTTAAACGATTAATGGAATCGGCAAAAGATATCTTTGGATATGAATATTTTCAACCTGTCCATCAGGGAAGAGCGGCGGAAAAAGTAGTGATGCCTATGTATCTTGAAAAAGGAAAGGTAGCTATTTCAAATATGCATTTTGACACGACACGAGCCCATGTAGAATTGGCGGGAGCAAGAGCTATTGACTGTGTTATTAAAGAAGCTCAGGATACGGTGAATTACCATCCTTTCAAAGGAAACATGGATAACGAGCGTCTGGTCACACTGATAGAAAAGTATGGTTCAGAGAAAGTAGGACTTATTATTATAACCGTTACCAATAATAGTGCAGGTGGGCAACCGGTTTCGATGGAAAACATTCGTGAAACCAGTAAAATAGCAGCAGAATACAATATACCGGTTTGTATTGATGCGGCTCGCTATGCAGAAAATGCATACTTCATCAAACAACGTGAGGAGGGATATGCGGATAAATCGATTAAGGAGATCGCCAGAGAGATGTTCAGTTATGGAGAGATTTTCACCATGAGTGCCAAGAAAGATGCGATCATTAATATGGGCGGGTTAATTGGCATCAAAAAAGATACAGCTTTATATGAAACGGTTAAGGCACGAACCATTCCTTTGGAAGGGTTTATATCTTACGGAGGACTTGCTGGTCGTGATTTAGAAGCAATGGCAATAGGACTACAAGAAGGAACCGGTTTTGATTATTTACAGTATCGAATCGGGCAGATAGAATACCTGGCAGCAAAACTGGATAATGCAGGAATAGCTTACCAATCCCCTGCAGGAGGACATGCTTTGTTTATCGATGCGAAAAAAATGTTGCCTCATATTCCGTATTATCAGTTTCCGGCACAGACATTAGCCTTGGAGCTATATAAAGAAGCTGGTATAAGATCTTGTGATATTGGATCTTATATGATGGGTAACAATCCTGATACAGGGGAACAAATTGAGTCTGAATTCGAATTTACAAGGTTGGCGGTTCCTCGCAGAGTTTATACACAATCCCACTTGGATGTTATTGTAGAGGCATTAATAGCTATTAAAGAGAGAGCAGATCAGCTAACAGGATATGAAATAACGTGGGAACCCCCTATCTTAAGACACTTTACAGCTAAACTAAAACCACTGTAG
- a CDS encoding QueT transporter family protein, whose amino-acid sequence MNKKTRFMVHAALLAAIYVVITIAFAPISYGPIQIRISEMLTVLPFFTPAAIPGLFIGALIANAYGGLGIIDVVVGSSATLIAALITFKMKRKMFAPLPPVLVNAVIIGAMLSYLFQLPLLPTMIYVGLGQVVACYGLGYPFMMAIEKYGSRWWISKKDILNSSN is encoded by the coding sequence ATGAACAAAAAAACACGTTTTATGGTGCATGCAGCTCTATTAGCGGCTATTTATGTCGTTATCACTATTGCTTTTGCACCCATCAGTTATGGACCAATTCAAATCCGAATATCGGAAATGCTGACGGTTCTACCTTTCTTTACCCCTGCTGCAATTCCAGGGCTGTTTATAGGCGCTTTGATCGCTAATGCTTATGGCGGACTGGGGATAATTGATGTAGTTGTTGGAAGTTCAGCAACCTTAATCGCTGCATTAATTACATTTAAGATGAAACGAAAAATGTTCGCTCCTCTTCCACCAGTCTTGGTAAATGCTGTGATTATTGGTGCTATGCTCAGTTATTTATTTCAGCTACCCTTGCTGCCTACCATGATTTATGTTGGATTGGGACAAGTAGTAGCATGCTATGGCCTTGGATACCCTTTTATGATGGCCATCGAAAAGTACGGATCCCGTTGGTGGATTAGCAAAAAAGACATCCTTAATTCTTCTAATTAA